Proteins found in one Drosophila busckii strain San Diego stock center, stock number 13000-0081.31 chromosome 2R, ASM1175060v1, whole genome shotgun sequence genomic segment:
- the LOC108596971 gene encoding protein kintoun produces the protein MSASTRNKHSKHNNNNKNEKLDISKDEFERISEALKNEEFRKLFFDYIDEIQDPENRKLYEEEIKQLEKERGVEVTFIHPKPGFVIKSAIDGEVKCFINIASSSEVERPHNEIAVNPQTGSRGLSWSIPMAQTAARDDFDAKNNHCKVYDVVFHPDALHLGTRDKQFRQCLIDTALDAVEREYGVHLDRANLKFPKLDYKGVSRPTVIRKLAKDPTAEEREPHPLEHMYPKKPEPGAGKPKVLPMKTKLTPKPTFTVPNYSIKHSHDVDLSEYTDELDAKLQATVPRALVVEIELPLLNSTADCQLDVTERSVYLLSERQGAKYRLKLDLPYTVDDKSGNARFDLERRRLCITLPVVRSTARQQRDMHDTLRLLSREDSGVELHSNSESPAEEEEEAEEQAKPKPKAIVELPEQGASDDEAAESSNPITAIVTPRTFLKTHLHYKLPPKFDCNALDALLAFVLHVPNVQPDSMETLQLERSVYVQFASMGSGYYPIYYAFHMQLPAEQQLAELRIEQVELDASDENVVMRLSMSASCELLTSYLAGLDAEQLKSYAMFKVHEVELELEQQAETLHVSMERNEQQLAVTIEPECKLEEEEEQQQQQQQAEHEQQQQQIKEQQQKKLNKKQRKRNKKQRSLSESACEELKEQREQQPPVVSSQPVATLKLPARKQRSYSECNESSGSAASSVQRGILKRFSRYGPRPSISDSCSSIDECCSYSCSIEGNAFSSSFGGIPEEDATLSESCKKTVRFNDHIMKQVFRHDSSILGQRKKNQKRRDCKLRAQQRRLSEGDSADYEETLPHAPAAEQTTANAQYFKQTKQQHQDNKENKKDSSLHDSGLDLTAGEDAKRKKKRLQQQAQQESMMFEMDDDI, from the exons ATGTCCGCTTCTACACGCAATAAACACtcaaagcataataataataataaaaatgaaaagctcGATATAAGCAAGGACGAATTTGAGCGCATTAGCGAGGCTCTGAAGAACGAAGAGTTTCGTAAATTGTTTTTCGATTATATCGACGAAATACAAGATCCTGAGAATCGCAAACTCTACGAAGAGGAAATCAAGCAGCTCGAGAAGGAACGTGGCGTTGAGGTAACCTTTATACATCCCAAGCCTGGTTTTGTCATCAAGTCGGCCATAGATGGTGAGGTCAAGTGCTTTATCAACATTGCCAGCTCGTCGGAGGTGGAGCGGCCGCATAATGAAATTGCCGTAAATCCGCAAACGGGCTCGCGCGGTCTTAGCTGGAGCATACCCATGGCGCAGACGGCAGCGCGCGATGATTTCGATGCAAAGAACAATCACTGCAAGGTCTACGATGTGGTGTTTCATCCGGATGCACTGCATCTGGGCACGCGCGACAAGCAGTTTAGGCAATGCTTGATCGACACGGCGCTGGATGCTGTGGAGCGCGAATATGGCGTGCACTTGGATCGCGCTAATCTCAAATTTCCCAAGCTGGACTACAAGGGCGTGTCGCGGCCCACAGTGATACGCAAGCTGGCCAAAGATCCTACAGCCGAGGAGCGCGAGCCGCATCCGCTGGAGCATATGTATCCCAAGAAACCAGAGCCTGGCGCTGGCAAACCCAAGGTGCTGCCCATGAAGACCAAGCTAACACCCAAGCCCACATTCACGGTGCCCAACTACAGCATCAAGCATAGCCATGATGTGGATCTTTCGGAATATACAGATGAGTTGGAtgccaagctgcaagcaactGTGCCACGTGCGCTTGTTGTGGAGAttgagctgccgctgcttaaCTCCACAGCCGACTGTCAACTGGATGTGACCGAACGTTCCGTTTATTTGCTGAGCGAGCGTCAAGGCGCCAAGTACCGCCTCAAGCTTGATCTGCCCTATACCGTGGACGACAAATCGGGCAATGCACGTTTTGATCTCGAGCGCCGACGTCTCTGCATTACGCTGCCCGTTGTGCGCTCCACGGCGCGTCAGCAGCGCGACATGCACGATACGCTACGTCTGCTTAGCCGCGAGGACAGCGGCGTGGAGCTGCACTCGAACAGCGAGTCGCCCGCCGAGGAGGAAGAGGAAGCCGAAGAGCaagccaagcccaagcccaaagcTATTGTGGAGCTGCCCGAGCAGGGCGCATCCGATGATGAGGCTGCCGAGTCAT CTAATCCCATCACTGCCATAGTTACACCCCGCACGTTCCTAAAAACGCATTTGCACTACAAGTTGCCACCGAAGTTTGATTGCAATGCGCTGGACGCGCTTTTGGCCTTTGTGCTGCATGTGCCCAATGTGCAGCCGGATTCCATGGAgacgctgcagctggagcgcaGTGTCTATGTGCAGTTTGCCTCCATGGGCAGCGGCTACTATCCCATATACTATGCGTTCCATATGCAGTTGCcggcggagcagcagctggcagagCTGCGCATTGAGCAAGTGGAGCTGGATGCGTCCGATGAGAATGTGGTCATGCGTTTAAGCATGAGCGCAAGCTGTGAGCTACTAACAAGCTATCTGGCTGGACTGGATGCTGAGCAATTAAAGTCGTATGCCATGTTTAAAGTGCATGaagtggagctggagctggagcagcaggcgGAAACGCTGCATGTAAGCATGGAGCgtaatgagcagcagctggcagttACCATAGAGCCAGAGTGCAAGCTAGAGGAGGaggaagagcagcagcagcaacagcagcaagctgagcatgagcagcagcagcaacagatcaaggagcagcagcaaaagaagctaaacaaaaagcagcgcaagcgCAATAAGAAGCAACGTTCGCTAAGCGAATCCGCTTGTGAGGAACTCAAGGAGCAGCGGGAGCAACAGCCGCCCGTTGTGTCAAGTCAACCTGTAGCCACTTTAAAGCTGCCGGcacgcaagcagcgcagctacTCGGAGTGTAATgaaagcagcggcagcgcagccagcagcgtACAACGCGGCATACTCAAGCGCTTTAGTCGCTACGGACCACGTCCCTCGATCTCGGACAGCTGCTCCTCCATCGATGAGTGCTGTTCGTATTCCTGCTCCATAGAGGGCAACGCATTCTCATCATCATTTGGCGGCATACCCGAGGAGGATGCTACGCTCTCGGAGAGCTGCAAGAAGACTGTTAGATTTAATGATCATATAATGAAGCAAGTGTTTAG ACACGACTCGAGCATTTTGGGTCAACGCAAGAAGAACCAGAAGCGTCGCGATTGCAAATTGCGCGCTCAGCAGCGACGCCTAAGCGAAGGCGACTCTGCCGACTACGAGGAGACATTGCCACATGCACCAGCTGCCGAGCAG aCCACTGCCAATGCCCAGTATTTCAAGCAAACCAAACAACAGCATCAGGATAACAAGGAGAACAAGAAGGATTCGTCGTTGCATGATAGCGGCCTGGACTTGACTGCTGGCGAGGATGCCAAGCGCAAGAAGAAGCGTCtacagcagcaggcacagcaGGAGTCCATGATGTTTGAAATGGATGATGATATCTAA
- the LOC108597671 gene encoding DNA polymerase zeta catalytic subunit, producing the protein LIKLSISMASIDDIYSLRLVIADFYMEKPVFGLDPCYSELRGGEIKRVPIVRIFGANANGQKSCMHVHGVFPYFYIPYDKKDFETVQRGILQIAMHLDKAINISLGQGSSNAQHVFKIQLVKGIPFYGYHRAEHQFFKIYMFNPRFVRRAANLLQSGAILNRNFNPHESHVPYILQFMIDYNLYGMSYLHVPLEVVKFRRSNEEEVLAYANVKPQQLLDPNLVKKVACSALELDINSNFILNRFQLVTKSNATHTNPGIEAIWHDEHVRRQKLAASYGNDQEKLQALPVLQVPPTQERPHVEVAESDNFYRAALESKLISLEQTLSEEQTLSDVTSVSNANITLQTSAKEQRRKFNLQKLLVNAVYPEECSQEAQQSLVNASFIQNHLTGSGSVQSIEPEQDFLDETLIDEQLIAGPVPHEASLREQDLELLNVLAELEQQNEHETHIDLDSSLAPLSQPHKQFELTPELLDREAAAAATRQPLSEDEGDSSADETAAEHKHDFSVALDDIDELLAKLTQSQPKSAVTPELQLPQVDGAADDQLPRTPSKVKSKTSPTATPTTPRSRISMQQPRTPKSSASKYKPLPLIFGNKSTQKQSAETPSPLSQQPAKPNSAALNLRKKLAMSELRRKSISTEDNNTSPAATPLRRRTRRSTINLDKTHVGCELKPLNKNPCLTHVFQMVQDSPQTPETPKQLRRSARHGNKQESMTAASASTEPQHCKELEIVAPSVEPQQSKESAAAATSDDEAIVSDTESDASAPKLRKTPNLKRLRSFRDSLLAKNSSPAVKEPVTSVIASTSTAASKSSPTATKTSSAPERRSTRRSATSREIESVAHESDKVTSEASVSQLIKQRMARRSARATQNAASPIIAKARTTILSPMIESCAIASNTVENQAIASPAVTSKKEENAAKSSSEISVAIESTRAASPVAVLSLEAQMTPQGSPESAGSQSPELMKSFYEHSLIIDSPLLFSEELDSPQLAPRTSNEIVTKCDTDAVVITPLELPPSYEEVLQGCRKLDIPEHVFQQPYYSNPADVSKMTEVGFLVLRIPGNKLNDLEPFQSNVLKPNEGLLAWRRRQLAHIAGPEMLVHFNSEQLVRQYLSSEQQLVIEPVGKPPSRQDAKLWLKARELHKQRAQGEQQAEQESPIKIKRQKITMMLNEADGAGSGDEEELNCSGVSLSLTPATPQATQLTPVSSKLRSKRATKLQFEAPAEEATTASSQSSEQSVASSAALDALERSSFVRQLESISAGHELSFGLTNATLDNTFGFKVNLENLQQAKADIECNYLTTMTLELFVPTRGDLLPDPLHDEIRCIFYGIEHSLPASATSKLPSKACGYIIVNNAADLLPEGCVHGLDADIEVQLVQSEAQAFEALLALCARWDADIYAGYEIEMSSWGYIIERAKHLCFNIAPLLSRVPTQKVRDFVDEDREQFTDLDVEMKLCGRILLDVWRLMRSEIALTSYSFENVMYHIMHKRCPWHSARSLSEWFASPSTRWIVLEYYLERVRGTLALLDQLDLLGRTSEMAKLIGIQFYEVLSRGSQFRVESMMLRIAKPKNLVPLSPSVQQRAHMRAPEYLALIMEPESRFYADPVIVLDFQSLYPSMIIAYNYCFSTCLGRVEHLGSSTTFEFAASQLRVSRELLQQLLERDLVTISPCGVVFVKRELREGILPRMLSEILDTRQMVKQSMKLHKHNSALQRVLHSRQLGLKLMANVTYGYTAANFSGRMPAVEVGDSVVSKGRETLERAIKLVESNEQWQVRVVYGDTDSMFVQVPGRQRAEAFRIGEQIAAAVTEMNPHPVKLKLEKVYQPCILQTKKRYVGYMYETAEQQQPVYEAKGIETVRRDGCPAVAKMLEKVLRLLFETQDVSLIKQYVCRQFSKLLSGRANLQDLIFAKEFRGLNGYKPTACVPALEMTRKWLAKDPRHIPRRGERVPFIIINGPPGMQLIRLVRSPHDVLANEGYKINAIYYITKAIIPPLNRCLLLIGANVHDWFSQLPRKLLMLPALSTAAELGNRGSAKSTISQYFSSTNCIVDCGAHTKSGICQQCAKQPAKCVVTLHSKLAQLERGYRLSQQICQACCGRLGQLQCGSLDCPVLYVLEVKRRELQQAPLINKLLAEHF; encoded by the exons TTAATCAAACTAAGCATAAGCATGGCCAGCATAGATGACATATACTCGCTGCGGTTGGTTATAGCCGATTTCTATATGGAAAAGCCGGTATTTGGACTGGATCCCTGCTATTCCGAATTGCGCGGTGGTGAAATCAAACGC GTGCCCATTGTGCGCATTTTTGGCGCCAATGCAAATGGACAGAAAAGTTGCATGCATGTGCATGGTGTTTTTCCTTACTTTTATATACCCTACGATAAGAAAGACTTTGAGACAGTGCAGCGCGGCATATTGCAAATAGCCATGCACTTGGACAAGGCCATCAATATATCGCTAGGTCAGGGCAGCTCCAATGCGCAGCATGTGTTTAAAATACAGCTGGTAAAGGGCAT ACCCTTCTATGGCTATCATCGCGCAGAGCATCAgttttttaagatttatatGTTTAATCCACGCTTTGTGCGACGTGCAGCAAATCTGCTGCAAAGCGGCGCTATTTTAAATCGAAATTTTAATCCACACGAATCGCATGTGCCGtatatattacaatttatgaTTGATTACAATCTGTATGGCATGAGTTATCTGCATGTGCCACTGGAAGTTGTGAAATTCAGAAGAAGCAACGAAGAAGAGG TGCTGGCTTATGCTAACGTAAAGCCACAACAACTGCTGGATCCAAACTTGGTTAAGAAAGTTGCCTGCAGCGCTTTGGAGCTGGAtatcaattcaaattttatactAAATCGCTTTCAATTGGTTACCAAAAGCAATGCAACGCATACAAATCCAGGCATTGAAGCTATCTGGCATGATGAGCATGTGCGCAGACAAAAACTAGCGGCTAGCTATGGCAATGATCAGGAGAAACTGCAAGCG TTGCCGGTGCTGCAAGTGCCGCCCACACAGGAGCGTCCGCATGTGGAGGTCGCCGAAAGTGACAATTTCTATCGCGCTGCGCTGGAGAGCAAGCTGATTAGCCTGGAGCAAACGCTTAGCGAAGAACAAACGCTGTCTGATGTCACCAGCGTTAGCAATGCGAATATAACGTTGCAAACAAGCGCCAAGGAACAGCGacgcaaatttaatttacaaaaactaTTGGTAAATGCTGTTTATCCAGAGGAATGTTCACAAGAGGCGCAGCAGTCGCTGGTGAATGCATCTTTTATACAAAATCATTTAACTGGCAGCGGCAGTGTGCAAAGTATAGAGCCAGAGCAGGATTTTCTAGATGAAACGCTTATAGATGAGCAGCTCATAGCAGGACCAGTGCCACATGAGGCAAGCT tGCGTGAGCAGGACTTGGAATTGTTGAATGTTTTAGcagagctggagcagcaaaaTGAGCATGAAACACACATAGATTTGGATAGCTCGCTGGCGCCGCTCTCCCAGCCACATAAGCAAT tTGAGCTAACGCCAGAGCTGCTGGATAgggaagcagcagctgctgccacaaggCAGCCGCTTTCTGAGGATGAGGGCGATAGCTCAGCGGATGAAACTGCTGCCGAGCATAAACATGACTTTTCTGTTGCTTTGGATGACATCGacgagctgctggccaagcttACTCAAAGCCAACCAAAGTCAGCAGTTACGCCAGAGTTGCAGCTGCCGCAAGTTGATGGCGCTGCTGATGATCAGCTGCCACGCACGCCTAGTAAAGTAAAGTCCAAGACTAGTCCAACTGCCACGCCTACAACGCCACGCAGTCGCATAAGCATGCAGCAGCCACGCACGCCCAAGTCCAGTGCTAGCAAATATAAACCGCTGCCGcttatttttggcaacaagTCCACGCAGA AGCAATCAGCGGAGACACCCTCGCCGCTTAGTCAACAGCCAGCAAAGCCAAATAGTGCTGCTTTAAACTTACGCAAAAAGTTGGCCATGTCGGAGCTGCGACGCAAAAGTATTTCCACTGAGGATAACAACACTTCTCCAGCTGCCACTCCCTTGCGTCGTCGCACGCGCAGAAGCACCATCAATTTGGATAAAACTCATGTGGGCTGTGAGCTTAAGCCGCTTAACAAGAATCCATGCTTAACGCATGTGTTTCAAATGGTGCAGGATTCGCCACAGACTCCAGAGACACCTAAACAGTTGCGTCGTAGTGCACGTCATGGCAATAAGCAGGAATCAATGACAGCAGCTTCAGCCTCAACTGAGCCACAGCATTGCAAGGAGTTAGAAATAGTTGCACCCTCAGTTGAGCCACAGCAATCGAAggagtcagcagcagcagctaccagCGATGATGAGGCTATAGTCTCCGATACTGAAAGCGATGCATCTGCACCCAAATTACGCAAGACACCAAATTTGAAACGTTTGCGTAGCTTTCGTGATAGCTTGTTGGCTAAAAATTCATCGCCAGCTGTAAAAGAGCCAGTTACTTCAGTTATAGCGAGTACATCGACTGCAGCGAGTAAATCATCGCCAACTGCTACAAAAACAAGTTCAGCGCCAGAAAGACGCAGCACACGCAGATCAGCCACATCGAGAGAGATTGAAAGTGTTGCCCATGAAAGTGATAAAGTAACGAGTGAAGCTAGCGTTAGTCAACTAATAAAGCAGCGTATGGCACGAAGATCAGCGCGAGCGACTCAAAATGCAGCAAGTCCAATAATAGCAAAAGCCAGAACAACAATATTAAGTCCAATGATAGAGAGCTGTGCAATAGCGAGTAATACTGTAGAAAATCAAGCAATAGCGAGTCCAGCTGTGACGAGTAAAAAGGaagaaaatgcagcaaagtCCAGCAGCGAGATAAGTGTGGCGATTGAAAGTACAAGAGCAGCGAGTCCAGTTGCAGTCTTAAGTTTGGAAGCCCAAATGACACCACAAGGTAGTCCCGAAAGCGCTGGAAGTCAAAGTCCGGAGTTGATGAAGAGTTTCTACGAGCACTCCCTGATTATAGACAGTCCATTGTTATTCAGCGAAGAGTTGGACAGTCCACAGTTAGCGCCACGCActtcaaatgaaattgtaaCAAAATGCGATACAGATGCAGTTGTTATAACGCCCTTGGAGCTGCCGCCCAGTTATGAGGAAGTGTTGCAAGGCTGCCGCAAGCTGGACATACCGGAGCATGTGTTCCAGCAGCCTTACTACAGCAATCCCGCTGACGTAAGCAAGATGACTGAAGTGGGATTTCTAGTGCTGCGTATACCAGGCAACAAGCTAAACGATCTGGAGCCGTTTCAAAGCAACGTGTTGAAGCCCAATGAGGGGCTGTTGGCTTGGCGACGACGCCAACTGGCGCATATAGCTGGTCCAGAGATGTTGGTGCATTTTAATAGCGAGCAGCTGGTTAGACAGTATttgagcagcgagcagcagctggttaTAGAGCCAGTGGGCAAGCCACCCAGCAGACAGGACGCTAAGCTTTGGTTAAAGGCGCGCGAGTTGCATAAGCAGCGGGCGCAGGGAGAACAGCAAGCGGAGCAGGAGAGTCCCATTAAGATAAAGCGTCAAAAGATAACAATGATGCTAAACGAAGCTGATGGCGCAGGCAGTGGCGATGAGGAGGAGCTGAATTGCAGCGGCGTAAGCTTGTCCTTGACGCCAGCAACGCCACAAGCGACGCAGCTGACACCTGTGAGCAGCAAGCTGCGCAGCAAACGTGCAACAAAGCTGCAATTTGAGGCGCCAGCAGAGGAAGCAACAACTGCCAGCAGTCAGTCCAGTGAGCAGAGCGtagccagcagcgctgctttggaTGCACTGGAGCGCAGTTCGTTTGTGCGACAGCTGGAGAGCATAAGTGCTGGACATGAGCTGAGCTTTGGTCTTACCAATGCAACGCTGGATAATACATTTGGTTTCAAGGTGAATCTGGAGAATCTGCAGCAGGCTAAAGCAGACATAGAG TGCAACTATTTGACCACCATGACGCTGGAGCTGTTTGTGCCCACACGCGGCGACTTGCTGCCAGATCCTTTGCATGATGAAATACGCTGCATTTTCTATGGCATTGAGCATAGTTTGCCCGCCAGCGCGACGTCAAAGCTGCCCAGCAAAGCTTGTGGCTATATAATAGTTAACAATGCTGCAGATTTGCTGCCCGAGGGCTGTGTACATGGCTTGGATGCTGATATTGAAGTGCAGCTAGTGCAAAGTGAAGCGCAGGCGTTTGAAGCTTTGCTGGCGCTTTGTGCGCGCTGGGATGCGGATATTTATGCTGgctatgaaattgaaatgagcAGCTGGGGCTACATTATAGAGCGCGCCAAGCATTTGTGCTTCAATATAGCGCCGCTGCTTTCGCGCGTGCCTACGCAGAAAGTGCGTGACTTTGTAGATGAAGATCGCGAGCAGTTTACCGATCTGGATGTGGAAATGAAGCTGTGTGGACGCATATTGCTGGATGTGTGGCGGCTCATGCGCTCAGAGATTGCGCTCACTTCTTATAGCTTTGAGAATGTTATGTATCATATAATGCACAAGCGTTGTCCCTGGCATAGCGCCAGAAGTCTAAGCGAATGGTTTGCCTCGCCCAGCACGCGCTGGATTGTGCTCGAGTATTATTTGGAGCGTGTGCGCGGCACTTTGGCTTTGCTAGATCAGCTGGATTTGCTAGGACGCACTAGCGAAATGGCCAAGCTTATAGGCATACAGTTCTATGAGGTGCTGTCGCGTGGCTCACAGTTTCGTGTGGAGAGCATGATGCTGCG cATTGCCAAGCCCAAGAATCTGGTGCCACTCTCGCCCAGCGTGCAACAACGCGCGCATATGCGTGCTCCAGAGTATCTGGCGCTCATAATGGAGCCCGAGTCACGCTTCTATGCAGATCCTGTTATAGTGCTGGACTTTCAAAGTCTTTATCCCAGCATGATTATAGCCTACAACTATTGCTTCTCTACTTGCTTGGGACGCGTGGAGCAtttgggcagcagcacaacCTTCGAGTTTGCTGCCTCGCAGCTGCGTGTGTCGCGTgaattgttgcagcagctgctggagcgtGATTTGGTTACTATATCGCCCTGTGGCGTGGTTTTTGTAAAGCGTGAGTTGAGGGAAGGCATCTTGCCGCGCATGTTGAGCGAAATACTGGACACGCGGCAAATGGTGAAGCAGTCAATGAAGTTGCATAAACACAATTCGGCGCTGCAGCGCGTGCTGCACTCACGTCAGCTGGGCTTGAAGCTAATGGCAAATGTTACTTATGGTTATACAGCAGCTAACTTTAGTGGACGCATGCCGGCAGTGGAAGTGGGCGACTCTGTTGTGTCCAAGGGACGTGAAACGCTGGAGCGCGCCATTAAGCTGGTGGAGTCCAATGAGCAGTGGCAGGTGCGTGTTGTCTATGGCGACACCGACTCTATGTTTGTGCAGGTGCCAGGACGTCAACGCGCTGAGGCATTTCGCATAGGCgagcaaattgcagcagctgttacTGAAATGAATCCACATCCGGTTAAGCTAAAGCTGGAGAAAGTTTATCAGCCATGCATACTGCAGACCAAAAAGCGTTATGTGGGCTATATGTATGAGAcagcggagcagcagcagcctgtgTATGAAGCCAAGGGCATTGAAACTGTCCGACGCGACGGTTGTCCAGCTGTGGCCAAAATGCTGGAGAAagtgctgcggctgctgttcgAAACGCAGGATGTGAGCTTGATTAAGCAATATGTGTGCAGACAGTTTAGCAAGCTGCTGTCAGGACGTGCCAATTTGCAGGATCTCATATTTGCCAAGGAGTTTAGAGGCTTGAATGGCTATAAGCCAACTGCTTGTGTGCCAGCGCTGGAAATGACGCG CAAATGGCTTGCCAAGGATCCGCGTCATATACCGCGACGTGGCGAGCGTGTGCCTTTTATTATCATCAATGGACCACCTGGCATGCAGCTTATACGTCTAGTGCGCAGTCCACACGATGTGCTCGCCAATGAAGGCTACAAAATCAATGCGATTTACTATATAACCAAAGCTATTATACCGCCGCTCAATCGTTGTTTGCTGCTCATAGGCGCTAATGTGCACGATTG GTTCAGTCAACTGCCACGCAAGCTGCTCATGCTGCCCGCTCTAAGCACTGCCGCTGAGCTGGGCAATCGTGGCAGCGCCAAGTCCACCATATCACAGTATTTCTCCAGCACCAATTGCATTGTCGACTGCGGCGCTCACACCAAGTCTGGCATATGTCAGCAATGcgccaagcagccagccaaaTGTGTGGTCACTTTGCATAGCAAGCTGGCGCAGCTGGAGCGCGGCTATCGCCTCAGCCAACAGATTTGTCAAGCGTGCTGTGGTCGTCTGGGGCAGCTTCAGTGCGGCAGCTTGGACTGTCCGGTGCTCTATGTGCTGGAGGTAAAGCGGCGCGAACTGCAGCAGGCGccgcttataaataaattgttagctgaacatttttaa
- the LOC108595522 gene encoding defensin, producing MKFLLSIAFVLLLACLIEAQVLEPEEQADTSILHPRLKRATCDLLSKWEFKHTACAAHCLVKGFKGGWCNAKAICNCRK from the coding sequence atgaaattcttGCTAAGCATTGCTTTTGTTCTGCTCCTGGCGTGCCTCATTGAAGCGCAGGTACTGGAACCGGAAGAACAGGCTGACACCAGCATTTTGCATCCACGCCTGAAACGTGCCACTTGCGATTTGCTGAGCAAATGGGAGTTTAAGCACACGGCCTGTGCCGCCCATTGTCTCGTCAAGGGCTTCAAGGGTGGCTGGTGTAATGCTAAGGCCATTTGCAATTGCCGCAAGTAA
- the LOC108595618 gene encoding calcineurin subunit B type 2 has protein sequence MGNETSLPMEMCSNFDADEIRRLGKRFRKLDLDNSGALSVDEFMSLPELQQNPLVQRVIDIFDADGNGEVDFKEFIQGVSQFSVKGDKLSKLRFAFRIYDMDNDGYISNGELFQVLKMMVGNNLKDTQLQQIVDKTIGFADKDEDGKISFDEFCSVVGNTDIHKKMVVDV, from the exons atg GGAAACGAAACCTCGCTGCCCATGGAAATGTGCTCCAATT tcGACGCGGATGAGATACGTCGCTTGGGCAAACGCTTTCGCAAACTGGATCTGGACAATTCAGGCGCCTTGAGTGTGGATGAGTTCATGTCGCTGCCGGAGCTGCAGCAGAATCCTCTAGTGCAACGTGTCATAGATATATTCGATGCGGATGGCAATGGTGAGGTAGACTTCAAGGAGTTCATCCAAGGTGTATCGCAGTTTAGTGTCAAAGGTGATAAGCTGTCTAAGCTGCGTTTTGCCTTTCGCATCTATGATATGGACAATGATGGTTATATATCCAATGGCGAGCTGTTTCAG GTCTTAAAAATGATGGTGGGCAATAATCTGAAAGACacgcaattgcagcaaattgtggATAAGACAATCGGTTTCGCTGATAAGGATGAGGATGGCAAGATCTCATTCGATGAATTCTGTTCGGTTGTGGGCAATACGGACATACATAAAAAGATGGTTGTTGATGTTTAG